In Carassius gibelio isolate Cgi1373 ecotype wild population from Czech Republic chromosome B13, carGib1.2-hapl.c, whole genome shotgun sequence, one genomic interval encodes:
- the bag2 gene encoding BAG family molecular chaperone regulator 2 — protein MAQAKINAKMNDASKGKFSRTLSMADRSGRLLESLDQIETRVEALREEASAMEQERECLIEMIQSIRNSQELRSVCDGEREELSLTASRLLGRTLTVSISVDTIRNEQQEEALKKATAIIDEITGKVLEDMEGARKRLQALHAACVTDAPPVPLDQKFQSVVISCALEDQKKIKRRLETLIRNMDNAQKTIQIMDNQKVDHSSLSNGK, from the exons ATGGCTCAAGCGAAAATTAACGCTAAAATGAACGATGCATCTAAAGGCAAATTCAGCCGAACGCTTTCGATGGCGGACCGGTCCGGACGATTACTGGAGAGTCTGGATCAGATTGAGACGAG GGTGGAGGCTCTTCGTGAGGAAGCCAGTGCTATGGAGCAGGAGAGAGAGTGTTTAATCGAGATGATCCAGTCCATACGAAACAGTCAGGAACTGAGGAGCGTTTGTGACG GGGAAAGGGAAGAGCTCTCTCTGACCGCCTCTAGACTCCTGGGCAGGACATTAACGGTGAGCATTTCTGTGGACACGATCCGAAACGAGCAGCAGGAAGAGGCCTTGAAGAAAGCCACGGCCATCATCGATGAGATCACTGGGAAGGTGCTGGAGGACATGGAGGGGGCCAGAAAGCGTCTGCAGGCCCTCCACGCGGCGTGTGTGACCGACGCGCCTCCTGTGCCTCTGGATCAGAAGTTTCAGAGCGTCGTGATCAGCTGCGCCCTGGAGGACCAGAAGAAGATCAAGAGGCGCCTCGAAACCCTCATCAGGAACATGGACAATGCCCAGAAAACCATTCAAATCATGGATAACCAGAAAGTAGATCATTCCAGTCTTAGCAATGGCAAATAG
- the znf451 gene encoding LOW QUALITY PROTEIN: E3 SUMO-protein ligase ZNF451 (The sequence of the model RefSeq protein was modified relative to this genomic sequence to represent the inferred CDS: inserted 1 base in 1 codon; deleted 1 base in 1 codon; substituted 2 bases at 2 genomic stop codons) — MSSSTVTEEDEEEFVSEGPRKPVLNCIDLLSDREDEDEGGMSATLEEQVDQQRAHAVSTLDLLARQVAVDKLERLEKCKALNMLCSNGCTIVNADQSEADIMRSMVVMGQRSSCPKPFFSLSQMEEHKELVKDEVKRVLSMDRALLYYSNXCEIQLAQKATACGSDTDGPSGKRQRLASLDPQAEPRKCSQLAWFCECGLRFTEEDQARKHLQAANQIFHKCAVCGTIMGESTIARLLMSRFHGGAHLSNLLFRCRKCKVEMPRIEVIMAHIGVSHRGHNYYQGREDTADDCVSSSMSPKPSTSTKTEAVSSCISPPKAESWLYRMCEDLFDSEAVVRKLCGDLSSHSFQMFACGHCPRRFFKDSTLRRHXTNEHAGDIVLRYFCGLCDSMLYDTEEDFQEHYNSLQIQDYCCLEAPPNISQTSTENTIGSTSLVQLCPCMGSEKSKXGKGNEKSFNVLCTVCSHSHKDIPSVHSHYHKHHCQSEPCASSRGSGADEKPAASTSTINANEIFPQSNGEVFILCLEGYKACFPP; from the exons ATGTCTTCCTCTACAGTcactgaggaggatgaggaggagttTGTGTCT GAGGGTCCTCGCAAACCGGTGCTGAACTGCATTGATCTGCTGAGTGACAGAGAGGATGAGGATGAAGGAGGCATGTCTGCCACAC TGGAGGAGCAGGTTGACCAGCAGAGGGCTCATGCTGTGTCCACACTGGACCTACTGGCACGGCAAGTAGCTGTGGATAAACTGGAAAGGCTTGAAAAGTGCAAAGCTttaaa TATGCTCTGCAGTAATGGCTGCACTATTGTCAATGCCGATCAAAGTGAGGCTGACATCATGAGGTCGATGGTGGTCATGGGTCAGCGCTCCTCATGCCCAAAACCTTTTTTTAGCTTGAGTCAGATGGAGGAGCACAAAGAGCTTGTGAAAGATGAGGTGAAGAGGGTCCTCAGCATGGACAGGGCCCTTCTGTACTACAGCAACTAGTGTGAAATCCAACTCGCCCAGAAGGCCACGGCATGTGGGAGCGATACAGACGGGCCTTCAGGTAAACGACAAAGACTGGCCAGCTTAGATCCCCAAGCTGAACCAAGAAAATGTTCACAGCTCGCCTGGTTCTGTGAATGCGGCCTACGCTTCACAGAGGAGGATCAAGCAAGAAAACACCTCCAAGCCGCCAATCAGATCTTTCACAAATGTGCAGTCTGTGGCACGATCATGGGCGAGTCGACTATAGCACGCTTGCTCATGAGCCGGTTCCACGGTGGTGCTCATTTGTCCAAC CTCCTCTTCCGCTGCAGAAAGTGCAAGGTGGAAATGCCTAGGATAGAAGTAATTATGGCCCACATTGGTGTAAGCCACAGAGGGCACAACTACTACCAGGGAAGAGAAGACACAGCAGACGACTGCGTCTCATCTAGTATGTCCCCCAAACCATCCACCAGCACCAAAACTGAAGCAGTTTCCTCTTGCATATCGCCTCCAAAAGCAGAGTCTTGGCTTTATCGGATGTGTGAAGACCTCTTCGACTCTGAGGCGGTGGTGCGGAAACTCTGTGGTGATTTGAGCAGCCACAGTTTCCAGATGTTTGCCTGTGGCCACTGTCCACGGAGGTTTTTCAAGGACTCCACCCTGCGACGACATTGAACCAATGAGCACGCCGGCGACATAGTCCTTCGCTACTTCTGCGGGCTGTGCGATAGCATGCTGTACGACACCGAGGAAGACTTTCAAGAGCACTACAACAGTCTGCAGATCCAAGATTACTGCTGCTTGGAAGCGCCTCCAAATATTTCCCAAACATCCACAGAAAACACCATTGGGAGTACAAGCCTTGTGCAACTTTGTCCTTGCATGGGCTCTGAGAAATCCA GTGGAAAGGGCAACGAGAAGAGTTTCAATGTTCTGTGCACTGTTTGCTCACACAGCCATAAAGATATACCCAGTGTCCATTCACATTACCACAAGCATCACTGCCAGTCAGAGCCTTGTGCTTCTTCCCGAGGCAGCGGCGCAGACGAGAAACCTGCCGCCTCCACCAGCACAATAAATGCCAACGAGATCTTCCCTCAGAGTAATGGTGAGGTTTTTATTCTGTGTCTGGAGGGATATAAAGCTTGTTTCCCCCCTTAA